One segment of Candidatus Scalindua japonica DNA contains the following:
- a CDS encoding PKD domain-containing protein gives MYINEKLINLSLVLLIFMTIPGLVNAASTTPVDQKDLSVKVHYTSPELVEPAEVGKFDIFEMTFEHPADYGEQNNFFDIDITVEFVSPSGKIREIHGFYYDTIAVDNSLWKVRFAPEESGIWTYSYSFTYIPTGSQTTGNGTFNVIEGSNPGFLRQNPVNPFRFQFENREPFVPIGFNTCISTNNIQQMDGGDRSGVFGGKISTDIFLQSYNQAGFNIFRFSQSNCSPDLVDESLSIYYKDNAMYFDLLMKQLRTNDYRIFFGLFGYLLPNNSDVPPQSELFCFIDYVINRWGAYIDIWELQNERSAYADWIKTVAGYLREWDPYNHLITTSFPQPELNEIEINTPHWYLHENVLDSDKVTSQQAKLWKLQNKPVIVGEHGNSSAESEPGNWMTDSALGMRIRSWTAFFNEISLIFWNNSGSTNANSGLAANIYLGPIERQYVHILQWYSNMVIQNDLRMSEVELFDDELMRAYGLTSEEKVGMYFHHYDNHKNILSEKIATYNFPFSGKGYWISPATGMKLGEVVFASGINSLTIPDFVVDIAFLGVADSLLDTFNTDPIAIAWILNLQADGDLDNDGIRDYGPTYLPFGISPLFLIYFTGISTDLDGGSLEYLWDFGDGSRNATRKITAHRYSTGNYFTNLTVTDNESRKASFSFIVRVSDSSDAEGDGTLTLSGLQDITVREGELVLISPHTNELEDDEETGNMNNSITYTATGIPEGASFGERGETWGSRKNFWWVPSFSQSGSYTVVFTVDDGNGISESKKVEITVLDAIPLN, from the coding sequence ATGTATATCAATGAAAAGTTGATTAACCTCTCTCTCGTATTACTGATTTTTATGACAATACCTGGTCTTGTGAATGCAGCATCAACAACACCGGTTGATCAAAAGGATCTGTCAGTGAAAGTGCATTATACCTCTCCGGAACTTGTAGAGCCTGCTGAAGTGGGAAAATTCGATATTTTTGAAATGACATTTGAGCATCCTGCAGACTATGGAGAACAGAACAATTTCTTTGATATAGATATTACGGTAGAATTTGTTTCTCCCTCCGGTAAGATAAGAGAGATCCATGGCTTCTATTACGATACCATTGCAGTGGATAATTCTTTGTGGAAGGTAAGGTTTGCACCTGAAGAGTCTGGAATCTGGACATACAGTTATTCTTTCACCTATATTCCGACGGGAAGTCAAACAACAGGAAACGGTACGTTTAACGTTATTGAAGGAAGCAATCCAGGTTTTCTGAGACAGAACCCGGTTAATCCCTTTAGATTTCAGTTTGAAAACAGAGAACCATTTGTTCCGATCGGATTTAATACTTGTATATCAACAAATAACATCCAGCAGATGGACGGTGGTGATCGTAGTGGGGTATTTGGCGGTAAAATCAGCACGGATATCTTTTTACAGTCTTATAATCAGGCCGGATTTAATATTTTTCGTTTTTCTCAGAGTAACTGTTCACCTGATTTGGTTGATGAGTCATTATCCATCTATTACAAAGATAATGCAATGTATTTTGATCTGTTAATGAAACAATTACGAACAAATGACTATCGAATTTTCTTCGGTCTGTTCGGGTATCTGCTTCCGAATAATTCCGACGTTCCACCGCAATCAGAACTGTTTTGTTTTATAGATTATGTTATAAACCGATGGGGAGCGTATATTGACATCTGGGAGCTTCAGAATGAACGATCTGCCTATGCTGATTGGATCAAAACAGTAGCCGGATATTTAAGAGAGTGGGATCCATACAATCACTTAATCACAACAAGTTTTCCACAACCCGAATTAAACGAGATAGAAATCAACACACCACACTGGTATCTCCATGAAAACGTGTTAGATTCGGACAAAGTAACATCGCAGCAGGCAAAACTCTGGAAATTACAAAACAAACCGGTAATAGTTGGTGAACATGGTAATAGTTCCGCTGAATCAGAGCCAGGTAACTGGATGACTGACTCTGCATTAGGTATGCGTATTCGAAGCTGGACAGCCTTCTTTAACGAAATCAGCCTTATTTTCTGGAATAACAGTGGTTCCACTAATGCAAATTCCGGACTTGCGGCAAATATCTATCTCGGCCCTATAGAGCGGCAATATGTTCATATCCTGCAATGGTATTCAAATATGGTAATCCAGAACGACTTGAGAATGTCAGAAGTAGAACTTTTCGATGACGAATTAATGCGGGCATATGGATTAACCTCGGAAGAAAAAGTTGGCATGTACTTTCATCATTACGACAATCACAAAAATATTTTGTCGGAAAAAATTGCAACGTACAACTTCCCTTTCTCTGGCAAAGGTTATTGGATTAGTCCTGCAACAGGTATGAAGCTTGGTGAAGTAGTATTTGCTTCCGGCATTAACAGCTTAACCATTCCCGATTTTGTCGTAGATATTGCTTTCCTGGGTGTTGCGGACTCTTTACTCGATACGTTTAATACAGATCCAATTGCCATAGCATGGATACTCAACCTCCAGGCAGATGGAGACCTTGATAATGACGGAATACGGGATTATGGCCCAACATATCTACCGTTTGGCATATCACCATTATTTCTCATTTATTTTACCGGAATTTCTACTGATCTGGACGGAGGGTCTTTAGAATATCTCTGGGATTTTGGTGACGGTTCCAGAAATGCTACAAGAAAAATAACTGCTCACAGATATTCTACTGGTAATTACTTTACAAATCTGACAGTGACAGACAATGAAAGCAGAAAGGCAAGCTTCAGTTTTATCGTAAGAGTATCCGATAGCTCTGATGCAGAAGGTGACGGTACACTGACTCTCAGCGGTCTGCAAGATATCACAGTACGTGAAGGTGAACTTGTCTTGATATCTCCGCATACGAACGAGCTTGAAGATGATGAAGAGACAGGAAATATGAATAACTCTATAACCTATACCGCAACAGGTATACCAGAGGGAGCTTCATTTGGTGAGCGGGGAGAAACGTGGGGAAGCCGTAAGAATTTCTGGTGGGTACCCAGTTTTTCTCAGAGTGGCAGCTATACCGTAGTGTTTACCGTTGATGATGGAAATGGCATCAGTGAATCAAAGAAAGTAGAAATCACCGTGCTTGATGCGATACCATTAAATTGA
- a CDS encoding B12-binding domain-containing radical SAM protein, with protein MVDLILVRSRNNPNPGVKKNSDSGSYSGRRMPPYGIMYISSFVRQSGYTVKLFDLFKKNYAHLSIDDIADQILTHDPGIVGISSMTSQSLDAMALGDALMRKSNVSVVHGGVHPTSLPEETLKHGHVVVQGEGEHCMRQITSSKPICSQRKIFQGKPLTEEEMDSIPFPKKEDLDETAFDPSLDPKFPIITARGCPYKCVFCKDGFRSSNKRFHSVDYIVEFLGYISQTLGFRKIIVLDDIFIYSEQRMEEMIIKLEKRNLKFKFQCQVHANVITPRVLRLMKRLGIQWIYIGIESGNQQILKNIKKGITIEKASNAVHLLKKNGFYVAGMYMIGNIGETSKTVNDTIRFAFTLPTDRAWFSFAAPYPGTQFYDMADKYGKIIEPDFCKWNQATLVYLPKDIKKDEMYQLMRRAQIVRIIKKIRFSFFGCWITPIKELYYRYKRRVLKQHAFND; from the coding sequence ATGGTTGATTTAATTCTGGTTAGATCCAGAAATAATCCAAATCCCGGTGTTAAGAAAAACAGTGATTCCGGTTCCTACTCTGGTCGTAGAATGCCTCCCTATGGCATAATGTATATATCAAGCTTTGTCAGACAAAGTGGATATACTGTTAAATTATTTGATCTTTTCAAGAAAAACTATGCTCATTTATCGATTGATGACATAGCGGATCAGATACTTACCCATGACCCCGGTATCGTTGGCATATCCTCCATGACCAGCCAGTCACTGGACGCGATGGCACTTGGAGATGCCTTAATGCGGAAATCCAATGTAAGCGTAGTCCATGGTGGAGTACATCCTACCTCTTTACCGGAAGAAACTCTGAAGCATGGACATGTTGTTGTACAGGGTGAAGGTGAACACTGTATGCGACAGATAACGTCATCTAAACCAATTTGTTCTCAAAGAAAGATTTTTCAGGGAAAACCTTTAACCGAAGAGGAAATGGATTCTATTCCCTTCCCTAAAAAAGAAGATTTGGATGAAACTGCTTTTGATCCATCGCTTGATCCGAAATTTCCTATTATTACTGCCAGAGGTTGTCCATACAAATGTGTTTTTTGTAAAGATGGTTTTCGCTCGTCAAATAAGCGTTTTCATTCTGTAGATTACATAGTTGAATTTCTTGGTTATATATCTCAAACGCTTGGATTTAGGAAAATAATAGTTTTGGATGATATTTTCATATATTCAGAACAACGCATGGAAGAAATGATAATTAAGCTGGAAAAACGTAATCTTAAATTTAAATTCCAATGTCAGGTCCACGCTAATGTTATAACCCCACGAGTTCTACGGCTTATGAAGCGTTTAGGTATACAATGGATTTACATAGGAATAGAGTCAGGCAATCAGCAGATTTTAAAAAACATTAAAAAAGGCATTACTATTGAAAAAGCGAGTAATGCCGTCCATCTTTTAAAAAAAAATGGTTTCTATGTTGCGGGAATGTACATGATTGGAAACATTGGAGAGACATCAAAAACAGTTAATGATACAATACGTTTTGCCTTTACACTTCCTACGGACAGGGCCTGGTTTTCCTTTGCAGCACCTTACCCGGGAACACAATTTTACGATATGGCTGACAAATACGGAAAGATCATTGAACCCGATTTTTGCAAATGGAATCAGGCGACTCTTGTATACCTCCCTAAAGATATCAAAAAAGATGAAATGTACCAATTAATGAGAAGGGCCCAAATAGTGCGTATAATTAAGAAAATCCGTTTTTCATTTTTCGGATGTTGGATAACTCCCATAAAAGAGCTGTATTATAGATATAAAAGGAGAGTGCTAAAACAACATGCATTTAACGACTGA
- a CDS encoding glycosyltransferase family 2 protein, whose translation MIEKKTESADMFNGNQVDGERIISIVVPVFNENEGIDKFYGRVRDVVDSLKTLSYEIVFVDDGSNDGSYQKLIRLANSDSNIRVIKFSRNFGHQIAITAGIDMAAGDAVVVIDADLQDPPEIIIEFVKKWEEGYDVVYGIREKRKGESIMKLLSAGIFYRLLKLIIKFDIPLDAGDFRLMSKRAVEQFKSLREKDRFVRGLTSWIGFKQTGVYYSREKRFVGETKYSYSQMIKFAFDGITSFSNMPLKLATWLGYCTSFLAFMYMASVFVQKVLGYTVQGWATIMAGILFLGGIQLICLGIIGEYIGRIFNEVKQRPLYVIEEIYRSDSTGTRK comes from the coding sequence ATGATTGAAAAAAAAACTGAAAGTGCTGATATGTTTAATGGAAACCAAGTTGATGGAGAACGAATTATATCAATTGTAGTTCCTGTCTTTAATGAGAATGAGGGCATTGACAAGTTTTATGGTCGCGTTAGAGATGTAGTAGATTCTCTCAAAACTTTGTCATATGAGATTGTTTTTGTAGATGACGGAAGCAATGACGGCTCTTATCAGAAATTGATACGTCTGGCAAATTCAGATTCTAATATCAGGGTTATAAAATTTTCAAGAAATTTTGGTCACCAAATTGCGATCACTGCCGGAATTGACATGGCAGCCGGAGATGCAGTAGTGGTAATTGATGCCGACCTTCAAGACCCTCCTGAAATAATAATTGAATTTGTCAAAAAGTGGGAGGAGGGCTATGATGTAGTCTATGGTATTCGTGAGAAGAGAAAGGGTGAAAGCATAATGAAACTTCTTTCTGCGGGAATTTTTTATCGATTACTGAAGCTTATAATAAAATTTGACATTCCCCTGGATGCGGGTGATTTCAGGTTAATGAGTAAACGGGCGGTTGAACAGTTTAAGAGTTTGAGAGAAAAGGACAGATTTGTCAGGGGTCTGACAAGCTGGATTGGTTTTAAACAGACCGGTGTCTACTATTCCAGAGAAAAGAGGTTTGTCGGAGAGACAAAATATTCGTATAGTCAAATGATTAAATTTGCCTTTGATGGGATTACTTCATTTTCAAACATGCCTCTAAAACTGGCAACGTGGCTTGGATATTGTACATCTTTTCTGGCGTTTATGTATATGGCCAGTGTCTTTGTTCAGAAGGTTTTGGGGTACACCGTTCAAGGCTGGGCTACTATAATGGCAGGCATACTCTTTTTAGGCGGTATTCAGTTGATTTGTCTGGGCATAATAGGAGAATATATTGGAAGAATTTTTAATGAAGTAAAACAGAGACCGTTGTATGTTATAGAGGAGATTTACCGCTCAGATAGTACAGGCACAAGAAAATGA
- a CDS encoding flippase gives MSDSSNVAGNFLTLGTGEMVSRVIAFGVTIYLARILGAESYGVIAVAAGVTLYFSKIADFGIEVVGTREIAKFPDSVNHLASAVLSARLTLSVLLTGFTILGAQLFLPEPEKTIMSLYFFSLIPIAASTKWVHLGLENALPIGLSIIIGEVLTMGIVLCLVQSCDKLWGVPFAQISGELCIAFLLIMALRQRNYKLGFCWDMATALPIFVRALPLLSQAILWLFIYNSDLIFLRFFRDRESVGYYAAAYTLICFLANIGFSYGMSLLPALTRLRSGSAGEKTLYQTALAHTYAVSLPISVGGCLFASKIINLGFGDGYTNSILALQILIWCIPFSVIRIVPWAGLIARGYQNILLKTVLYSIIVNIVLNVLLIPRYGIIGAAISTVFTECLTGILLFKYATIHDLPFVSLKRLWRPTVASLLMTVLLIILRPSSLLVGFSCGIAVYSLVLTVLGGIRLRRGQLPVLNI, from the coding sequence ATGAGTGACAGTAGTAATGTCGCCGGTAATTTTCTGACTTTAGGTACCGGAGAGATGGTCTCCCGTGTAATAGCGTTTGGTGTGACTATTTATCTGGCGCGGATTTTAGGAGCTGAGAGTTATGGAGTAATAGCAGTTGCGGCTGGTGTTACTTTGTATTTTTCAAAAATAGCTGATTTTGGTATCGAAGTGGTTGGTACCAGAGAGATTGCCAAATTCCCCGATTCTGTCAATCATCTGGCATCTGCTGTATTGAGCGCCCGCTTGACACTTTCAGTATTACTCACAGGTTTTACAATCCTGGGAGCACAGCTATTTCTACCGGAGCCGGAGAAAACAATCATGTCTTTATACTTTTTTTCATTGATTCCGATAGCAGCCAGTACCAAATGGGTCCACCTGGGGCTTGAAAATGCACTGCCAATCGGTTTGTCAATAATTATTGGTGAAGTGCTGACTATGGGTATAGTACTTTGTCTCGTGCAGAGTTGTGATAAGTTATGGGGAGTCCCATTTGCGCAAATATCCGGTGAGTTATGTATTGCGTTTCTGTTGATCATGGCCTTGAGGCAACGAAACTACAAATTAGGTTTTTGTTGGGACATGGCCACGGCATTACCAATCTTTGTACGTGCATTGCCACTCCTCAGCCAGGCCATATTATGGCTTTTTATCTATAATTCCGATTTGATATTCCTGCGTTTTTTCCGCGATAGAGAAAGTGTGGGTTATTACGCTGCCGCGTACACTCTAATCTGTTTTCTGGCAAATATTGGTTTTTCATATGGAATGAGTCTGTTGCCGGCTCTAACGAGACTGAGATCCGGGAGTGCCGGTGAAAAGACTCTTTATCAAACTGCGCTTGCGCATACATATGCTGTCAGTTTGCCAATATCAGTTGGTGGCTGTCTGTTTGCATCGAAGATTATAAACCTTGGATTTGGTGATGGTTATACAAATTCGATATTGGCGCTGCAGATCCTCATCTGGTGCATACCTTTTTCAGTAATTCGTATAGTACCGTGGGCAGGGCTCATTGCCAGAGGTTATCAAAATATTCTTTTGAAAACAGTGTTATATTCTATAATAGTAAATATAGTTTTAAATGTTTTATTGATTCCCAGGTATGGGATCATCGGGGCCGCAATATCGACGGTTTTTACAGAATGTCTGACAGGCATACTATTGTTTAAGTATGCAACAATACATGATTTGCCATTTGTATCTCTAAAAAGATTATGGCGCCCGACTGTTGCAAGTCTTTTAATGACAGTATTACTTATCATACTCAGACCATCCAGTCTTTTAGTCGGCTTTTCTTGTGGAATTGCTGTCTATAGTCTGGTGCTTACCGTTTTAGGTGGAATTCGTCTGCGTAGAGGGCAGTTACCCGTTTTAAATATCTGA
- a CDS encoding glycosyltransferase family 39 protein encodes MKIFTKLNFTFYFAIVPLAILVRLPGLFYPLEFSGDALRYLAQAMKFGAGDINPHYFTHPALSYYITFLTEAVLFIFSFLFGFVHSLDDFSILFFNNLVPFLVAGRMPSLLFGIGTIILVFLIGKRFWCNKIAICAALMLAVTPLHIIESQTIRIRSIATFFGILCIFFVFNILKNCRKRDYVLAGVSLGLGLATEYTMIFFVMPLLMAIVIRRRNHKAINQAIHISTKKGLLLSFIPALFIFVTCTPYTFIDYHASLKEIIFNVNVGSMFDSMPSLNTDLTHDVFENQNTDTTNTYGGVIVATLKRYAMRFYYQIINLFCADFTMGIPFAVLSVAGVLFAIYKRDIKDKLLLSLLAGFFVVQPLLVFSLPRMIIMAYPVLLLLASRFLIYLLENLFFKEKVRQWIFLLIILVLLLPNTLWLIKHNKQLLRKDTRLMAKDWIEKNIPRGSHILLQGKGSTHGVIPLNESKVSLYRRFLRYKAKINTIQDYHGNALKTLEIKMKNIREPSYNIEYFYCPDRFLRNYPGQHSIEIIRLGVLTISEYKKIGFDYVVVSREKTGDNYSLEEDRVKYPAFYNFFRSLENECRLVKTFQYEDSLIEFRKNSIHPEVKIYRLHGGKIGNN; translated from the coding sequence ATGAAAATATTTACAAAATTAAATTTTACCTTTTATTTTGCCATAGTACCATTAGCCATTCTTGTAAGGCTCCCCGGTTTGTTCTACCCTTTAGAATTTTCCGGTGACGCTTTGCGGTATCTGGCACAAGCAATGAAATTTGGTGCCGGTGATATAAATCCTCATTATTTCACCCATCCGGCTCTCTCTTATTATATTACATTTCTTACTGAAGCAGTTTTGTTTATATTTAGTTTCTTATTTGGTTTTGTACACTCACTAGATGATTTCAGCATACTTTTCTTTAACAATCTGGTTCCTTTCCTGGTAGCAGGCAGGATGCCATCTTTACTCTTTGGGATAGGAACCATTATTCTGGTTTTTTTAATTGGTAAAAGATTTTGGTGTAATAAGATAGCCATTTGTGCTGCACTTATGCTGGCTGTGACACCCCTCCATATCATTGAATCACAGACAATTAGAATCAGGAGCATAGCCACATTCTTTGGAATCCTGTGCATTTTTTTTGTCTTTAATATTTTAAAGAATTGTAGAAAAAGGGATTATGTCCTGGCTGGTGTTAGCCTTGGCCTGGGTCTTGCTACTGAATATACTATGATCTTCTTTGTCATGCCTTTGTTGATGGCTATAGTAATAAGGAGGAGAAATCACAAAGCTATCAATCAAGCTATCCACATTTCTACAAAAAAAGGATTATTATTGTCTTTTATTCCTGCTTTATTCATTTTTGTAACATGTACACCTTATACATTTATCGATTATCATGCTAGTTTGAAAGAAATAATTTTCAATGTGAATGTTGGAAGTATGTTTGACTCAATGCCAAGTCTGAATACAGATTTGACCCATGATGTGTTTGAAAACCAGAACACCGATACGACAAATACATATGGTGGTGTAATAGTTGCAACATTAAAAAGATATGCAATGCGTTTCTACTATCAAATAATCAATTTGTTTTGTGCTGATTTTACTATGGGAATACCATTCGCCGTTTTATCTGTGGCAGGTGTCCTCTTCGCCATCTACAAGAGAGACATAAAGGACAAACTACTCTTATCACTGTTAGCCGGTTTTTTTGTGGTCCAACCGTTACTGGTGTTTTCTTTGCCCAGAATGATCATCATGGCCTATCCTGTGCTTTTACTACTGGCTTCCAGATTTTTAATTTATTTATTAGAAAACTTATTCTTCAAAGAGAAAGTACGGCAGTGGATTTTCTTACTGATAATCCTTGTATTACTATTACCAAACACCTTATGGCTAATTAAGCACAATAAGCAGCTTTTGCGGAAAGATACTCGTTTAATGGCGAAAGATTGGATTGAAAAAAATATACCCCGCGGCTCTCACATATTATTACAGGGAAAGGGGAGTACGCATGGCGTAATACCATTAAACGAAAGCAAGGTAAGTTTATACAGAAGATTCTTAAGATATAAAGCTAAAATTAACACAATACAAGATTATCATGGAAATGCGTTAAAAACGTTGGAGATTAAAATGAAAAATATCCGGGAACCATCCTATAATATAGAATATTTTTATTGTCCTGATAGATTTTTGAGAAATTATCCAGGACAGCACTCTATAGAGATTATACGTTTAGGAGTGCTGACTATAAGTGAATACAAAAAAATTGGATTTGATTACGTTGTTGTCTCCAGGGAGAAAACCGGAGACAATTATTCTTTAGAAGAAGACAGGGTTAAATACCCGGCATTTTATAACTTTTTCAGATCATTAGAGAATGAGTGCCGTCTTGTAAAAACATTTCAATATGAAGATTCACTTATAGAATTTAGAAAAAACTCCATCCATCCCGAAGTCAAGATTTACCGTTTACATGGTGGTAAAATCGGAAATAATTAA
- a CDS encoding B12-binding domain-containing radical SAM protein, protein MRVLLVNPFQGRLVNRKGRIYNRTWQPLDLANCGAILENAGIDVSILDANAEQLGPERVARRAMGYHKVFITSTSLDRWQCPSLDISPFLDTVSKLKKVVPEVYIAGSHGTVRPVEMLQATGACAVIRGEPEYTILDLCNNHTFSETSGITYRSGNKIIENPDQKLVDLNELPIPAFHLLPMNKYYYEMVGDNFCILEMTRGCTSDCSFCLLKPYGHGVRKKSVDKLIRELEHVINSFGTRNIYFIDLEFTVFRKQVIEFCKYIDKKNYQISWCCQTRFDLVDDELLSYMKKAGCRLIHFGVEAGSDRILKTINKGITMDEIRKGMKQVKTAGIDTACFFMIGFPESDRQDMRDIVKFAYELWPDYPLFHIVSPYPGTKLFEKTESNPGLRFSDNTLFPEAVINDITLEELKTLTKKAYINYYLRPSYVFSRLTKGHFKTLRRQFKLFWSFVRN, encoded by the coding sequence ATGAGAGTTCTATTAGTAAATCCATTTCAGGGGCGGTTGGTAAATAGAAAAGGACGAATCTATAATCGTACATGGCAGCCTCTTGACCTGGCAAACTGTGGGGCAATACTTGAGAATGCAGGTATAGATGTTTCAATTCTCGATGCAAATGCGGAACAGTTAGGCCCGGAGAGAGTGGCAAGACGAGCGATGGGATATCACAAGGTTTTTATCACCTCAACGAGTTTAGACAGATGGCAATGTCCATCTCTGGATATTAGTCCATTTCTGGACACTGTCTCCAAGCTAAAAAAAGTTGTTCCAGAGGTCTATATCGCTGGCAGCCACGGGACAGTGAGACCTGTGGAGATGCTTCAGGCAACCGGTGCGTGTGCCGTTATACGAGGAGAACCTGAATATACTATTTTAGACCTTTGTAATAACCATACATTTTCAGAAACTTCAGGTATCACGTACCGTAGTGGCAATAAGATAATCGAAAATCCCGATCAAAAATTGGTTGACTTGAATGAGCTGCCTATTCCTGCTTTCCACTTACTTCCCATGAACAAATACTATTATGAGATGGTAGGTGACAATTTCTGCATCCTTGAAATGACCCGTGGCTGCACGTCAGATTGCAGTTTTTGCCTGTTAAAGCCATATGGACATGGTGTGCGTAAAAAAAGTGTGGATAAACTTATCCGGGAGTTAGAACACGTGATCAATAGTTTTGGGACACGAAACATATATTTCATTGATCTGGAATTTACCGTCTTCCGTAAGCAGGTTATAGAATTTTGTAAGTATATAGACAAAAAAAACTATCAAATTTCATGGTGCTGTCAAACGCGTTTTGACCTCGTAGACGATGAACTGCTCAGCTATATGAAGAAAGCGGGTTGCCGCTTAATTCATTTTGGTGTGGAAGCTGGCAGTGATAGAATACTGAAGACAATAAACAAAGGCATAACTATGGACGAGATACGCAAAGGGATGAAACAGGTAAAAACAGCAGGAATCGATACTGCATGCTTCTTTATGATAGGTTTTCCCGAATCAGATCGGCAAGATATGAGAGACATCGTAAAATTTGCATATGAGCTTTGGCCGGATTATCCGCTTTTTCATATTGTCTCGCCATATCCGGGAACGAAGCTTTTTGAGAAAACAGAGAGCAACCCTGGCTTACGTTTTAGCGATAATACACTTTTTCCGGAAGCTGTCATTAACGATATTACATTAGAAGAGCTCAAGACGTTGACAAAAAAAGCATATATCAATTATTATTTACGGCCATCATATGTTTTCTCAAGACTGACTAAAGGTCACTTTAAAACTTTGAGACGCCAGTTTAAACTCTTCTGGTCATTCGTGAGAAACTAA